Within Desulfurobacterium thermolithotrophum DSM 11699, the genomic segment GCTTATAACAAAGCTTGGAGGAACTATTCCTTCAGGAGAAACAGTTTCTGTAGTACCTTCTCCTTCGGGTGCTAAGTTTTACCTTTTAAAGGATGGGAAGAAAGAGGAATTAAAAGTTAATTCCTTAGAGGAACTCGTTAAAAAGTTTGGAGGACATGTTCCTGAGGATAACCAAATCTTAGTCCAAGAAATTAAAGATAAAAGCGAAAGAGTTATTGGATATCAGTTTTTTATCTTAAAGAAAGAACCAATTCTTACAGGTGCCTACCTCAAAGATGCCTACCCAAGTACTGATGAATATGGAATGCCTGCAGTAAGTTTTGAGTTAAATTCAGAAGGAGCAAGAATTTTTAAAGACTACACTTCAAAACACATAGGTGTAAGACTTGCTATTGTTCTTGATAACAAAGTTCAATCCGCTCCTGTAATAAGATCAGCAATTGGTGGGAGAGGACAGATAACTGGGCAGTTTTCATATCAGGAAGCAAAAGACCTTTCCATTGTCCTAAGAGCTGGAGCTCTTCCTGCTCCTGTTAAGATAATTGAAGAAACGACAGTCGGACCTTCTCTTGGTAAAGAATCCATAGAAAAAGGTATAAAAGCAGGAGTTGCAGGTCTTATTATTGTCATGCTTTTTATGGTTGCTTATTACAAACTTTCGGGAGCTATTGCAGATTTAGCGCTTCTTATGAATGTAGCTGTTCTTTGGGCAGCTCTTGCTCTTCTTGGAGCTACACTTACACTTCCGGGAATAGCAGGGTTTATCCTTACAATTGGTATGGCAGTTGATGCTAACGTCATTATCTTCGAGAGGATAAGAGAAGAATTAAGAAAGGGACGAAACCTTTACTCTGCAGTAGAAGCTGGGTTTTCAAGAGCGTGGGGAACAATTATTGACGCAAACGTAACTACTCTTGTTGCTGCTATTGTTCTATTTCAGTTTGGAACAGGGCCTATTAAGGGATTTGCAGTTACCCTGTCTCTAGGTATCCTTTCAAGTATGTTTACAGCTGTATTTGTAACAAAAGTTCTTCTTGACGTAATTGTTAAGTACAAATCACGAATATTTAGCATTTAAGGAGTAGTCGATGGAAAGAAAATTTGATTTTATAGGTAAAAGATATATTGCTTACTTTTTGTCTTTTCTTCTTATAGCAGGTTCTTGGTTTTACGGAGCTTTTATAAAAGGTGCAAAATTCGGAATAGACTTTACAGGTGGAGCTCTTGTTCAGGTTAAGATAGAAGACAAGAATGTTAACACAGAAACTTTAAGACAGTTATTTAAGGGAAAAGTTGAGGGAGTAACTGTTCAAAACATAGAAACTGCAAATGAATTCCTTATAAAAGCACCCGTAAAAGGAGATCCAAATAAAACTGTGGAGAGTGTGACAAAGACTATAAAAGAAAAGTTTAATGGAAAGGCAGAAATTAGAAGAGTTGAGATGATAGGTCCTACAGTCGGAAAAGAACTAAGGGAAAAGGGAATAATGGCTCTTATCTATGCAATGATTGGCATTCTTCTTTACGTTGCATGGAGATTTGAAGCGATATTTGCCTTTGGAGCCGTTTTGGCTCTCTTTCACGATACTCTTGCAACTACAGGAATTTTTATGGCTGTTGGCAGAGAATTTAGCCTTCCCGTTATAGCTGCTCTTTTAACGGTTATTGGTTACTCAATAAACGACACAATAGTTGTTTACGATAGAATAAGAGAAAATATGAAAGTCTTACTTCGCAGTAAACCTTTTGAAGAAATTGTAAATGAAAGTATTAACCAAACTCTTTCTAGAACAATAAT encodes:
- the secD gene encoding protein translocase subunit SecD translates to MKSLKYRIALVLLVLLGSIYVMFTKPVTLGLDLQGGTHLVLQIDVKKAIEDEVSTALREIKNKFEKENIPLLSAKREEKKIELVLLEKSSVQKAVELVKEDYGNMFDVKVEGEKLILTLKPSYISKEIDRLAEQALETIRNRIDELGVAEPVIVRNGKDRIIVELPGIKDPERAKKVIGKVAKLEFKEVVDTAQTPDELITKLGGTIPSGETVSVVPSPSGAKFYLLKDGKKEELKVNSLEELVKKFGGHVPEDNQILVQEIKDKSERVIGYQFFILKKEPILTGAYLKDAYPSTDEYGMPAVSFELNSEGARIFKDYTSKHIGVRLAIVLDNKVQSAPVIRSAIGGRGQITGQFSYQEAKDLSIVLRAGALPAPVKIIEETTVGPSLGKESIEKGIKAGVAGLIIVMLFMVAYYKLSGAIADLALLMNVAVLWAALALLGATLTLPGIAGFILTIGMAVDANVIIFERIREELRKGRNLYSAVEAGFSRAWGTIIDANVTTLVAAIVLFQFGTGPIKGFAVTLSLGILSSMFTAVFVTKVLLDVIVKYKSRIFSI
- the secF gene encoding protein translocase subunit SecF, translating into MERKFDFIGKRYIAYFLSFLLIAGSWFYGAFIKGAKFGIDFTGGALVQVKIEDKNVNTETLRQLFKGKVEGVTVQNIETANEFLIKAPVKGDPNKTVESVTKTIKEKFNGKAEIRRVEMIGPTVGKELREKGIMALIYAMIGILLYVAWRFEAIFAFGAVLALFHDTLATTGIFMAVGREFSLPVIAALLTVIGYSINDTIVVYDRIRENMKVLLRSKPFEEIVNESINQTLSRTIITSLTTFFVVLCLYIFGGGVINDFAFVLLVGIIVGTYSSIFIASAIVVDWYKRVKKVK